From Marinobacterium sp. LSUCC0821, a single genomic window includes:
- the folE gene encoding GTP cyclohydrolase I FolE, whose amino-acid sequence MEKSYSEIIAALGEDLSRPGLVDTPKRAAKAMKFLTRGYEQSLDEVVNGALFPSDNSEMVLVKNIELYSMCEHHMLPFIGKAHVAYIPQGKVIGLSKVARIVDMFARRLQIQEQLTTEIAEALQEVTGALGVGVVIEAQHMCMMMRGVEKQNAMMKTSMMLGSFRSNPATRAEFLSLVN is encoded by the coding sequence ATGGAAAAATCATACTCAGAAATCATTGCAGCACTTGGAGAAGATCTTTCTCGCCCAGGTCTTGTAGATACGCCAAAACGCGCTGCGAAAGCGATGAAATTTTTGACGCGTGGCTATGAGCAGTCGCTTGATGAGGTTGTAAATGGCGCCCTCTTTCCATCAGATAACTCTGAGATGGTATTGGTAAAAAACATTGAGCTCTACTCAATGTGTGAACACCACATGCTGCCATTCATTGGTAAAGCACACGTCGCTTACATCCCACAGGGCAAAGTAATTGGCCTCTCTAAGGTTGCACGCATTGTCGATATGTTTGCTCGTCGCCTGCAGATCCAAGAGCAACTCACTACTGAGATCGCTGAAGCTCTGCAAGAGGTAACAGGCGCGCTAGGCGTTGGCGTTGTGATTGAAGCGCAGCATATGTGTATGATGATGCGCGGTGTAGAGAAACAGAACGCAATGATGAAGACTTCAATGATGCTTGGCTCATTCCGCTCAAACCCAGCCACTCGCGCTGAGTTCTTGTCGCTTGTTAATTAA
- a CDS encoding DUF4892 domain-containing protein produces MRKLLFTLLVTITTGVWADQGSISVVNPGPLAKLDKELQQQTNDYRLALGAVVKINRTIRIGNEIRLSGELSRLTWEYPKSHEPSEALDSVREQLLAVGAELLFECEGRDCGASNIWANDLFQNPALYGRDDFQRYVALQLNGDFYSIYANRRGNQRVYLHIDQIKQGSDTTAWINLLSERGWVKLPDLKETTVNQLATMLKASTSVIRLVGHQAGLDQSLAQRESEAMVDQLAEKLIAAGVSKDAIETYGIGALAPSVLGADRAVVVVIVR; encoded by the coding sequence ATGAGAAAGCTGCTTTTTACTCTTTTAGTTACGATCACCACAGGGGTTTGGGCTGATCAGGGGTCAATCTCTGTTGTGAATCCTGGTCCTCTTGCAAAGCTCGATAAAGAGTTGCAGCAGCAGACGAATGACTATCGTTTGGCACTGGGTGCGGTAGTGAAGATCAATCGTACCATTCGTATTGGTAACGAAATACGCCTATCCGGTGAGTTGAGCCGATTGACCTGGGAGTATCCTAAGTCTCATGAGCCCTCAGAGGCGCTAGATTCAGTGCGTGAGCAGCTTCTTGCTGTGGGTGCCGAGTTGCTATTTGAGTGTGAAGGTCGTGATTGTGGTGCTAGCAATATCTGGGCAAATGATCTGTTCCAGAATCCAGCTCTCTATGGTCGTGATGATTTTCAACGTTATGTCGCACTGCAGCTCAATGGCGACTTCTACTCAATCTACGCTAACCGACGCGGCAATCAGCGCGTCTATCTGCATATAGATCAGATAAAGCAGGGTAGTGATACCACAGCGTGGATCAATCTTTTGAGTGAGCGTGGCTGGGTGAAGCTTCCCGATCTCAAAGAGACCACCGTGAATCAGCTCGCTACAATGTTGAAAGCATCTACAAGTGTTATCCGTCTTGTTGGACATCAGGCGGGATTGGATCAATCCCTAGCTCAGCGCGAGTCTGAGGCGATGGTCGATCAACTGGCAGAAAAACTTATTGCGGCTGGAGTATCGAAAGATGCGATTGAAACCTACGGCATAGGTGCGTTAGCGCCGAGTGTGTTGGGTGCGGATAGAGCAGTTGTGGTGGTGATTGTTAGGTAG
- a CDS encoding alpha/beta fold hydrolase, translating to MTPISRSFDLGERKVAALQWGDASKPTLLAVHGWLDNAESFYKLAPLLSEYCVIAIDLAGHGQSDWRSADAGYPIWSYVEDLRKIHLQLTSEPIYLLGHSLGAGIASLYAGTWPEAVSKLGLIENLGPVVDSPEELTARLRGSFDTLVMPAKTAQHRPAELLFRSRATGRFPVPTDAAKRLVMRACEEQGESQDHLTLRVDPRLKYPTAIRLTEQQVEAVLGEISAPALLIVGEQGLDVDRAKARMPYVKNIELVVLPGGHHLHLEDAVVSELAQRFNSFYAQ from the coding sequence ATGACACCAATTTCACGCAGTTTTGATCTAGGTGAGCGAAAAGTCGCGGCACTCCAGTGGGGCGATGCTAGCAAACCAACGCTGCTTGCAGTCCATGGCTGGTTAGATAACGCAGAGAGCTTTTATAAGTTGGCGCCGTTGCTATCGGAGTATTGCGTCATCGCTATTGATCTTGCAGGTCATGGTCAATCTGACTGGCGCAGTGCTGATGCTGGTTACCCTATCTGGTCCTATGTTGAAGATCTTCGTAAGATCCACCTGCAGCTAACTTCTGAGCCGATCTATCTTTTGGGTCACTCCCTGGGTGCGGGTATTGCGTCGCTCTATGCAGGCACCTGGCCAGAGGCTGTCTCAAAGCTTGGTTTGATTGAAAACCTGGGTCCAGTTGTTGATTCACCAGAAGAGCTAACTGCGCGTCTGCGCGGCTCTTTCGATACCTTGGTGATGCCAGCAAAAACGGCTCAACATCGTCCTGCTGAACTTCTTTTTAGATCACGCGCTACTGGGCGTTTTCCTGTGCCAACGGATGCTGCTAAACGGCTGGTGATGAGAGCCTGTGAAGAGCAGGGTGAGTCGCAGGATCATCTAACACTGCGCGTAGATCCACGATTGAAATACCCCACGGCGATTCGTCTAACAGAGCAGCAGGTCGAAGCAGTACTTGGCGAGATCAGTGCACCCGCGTTGTTGATTGTAGGTGAGCAGGGGTTAGACGTTGATCGGGCTAAAGCGCGAATGCCGTATGTAAAAAATATAGAGCTCGTTGTTTTGCCTGGAGGGCATCACCTGCATCTAGAGGATGCTGTGGTCTCTGAACTCGCACAACGCTTCAACAGTTTCTATGCTCAATAG
- a CDS encoding histidine phosphatase family protein: protein MKILLMRHAESAPGFPDELRVLTDYGVASLASRPNDLASLLESVTDIFVSPYQRTQQTINCFLPGCEYQTVDWLMPDQDPEWVLSHLLEMAEDSVILLVTHMPMVGEIASLLVEGGNSLGYRFIPAQIMAIEADLPVAGLGTLLKSYTFSP from the coding sequence TTGAAGATTCTACTGATGCGACATGCTGAGTCAGCACCGGGTTTCCCAGATGAACTCCGAGTACTAACCGATTATGGTGTTGCCTCTTTGGCAAGTCGCCCTAATGATTTGGCATCACTCCTTGAGTCTGTGACGGATATCTTCGTCAGCCCCTATCAACGCACACAGCAGACCATAAATTGCTTCTTGCCAGGTTGTGAATATCAAACGGTTGATTGGTTAATGCCCGATCAAGATCCTGAGTGGGTGCTGAGCCATCTGCTGGAGATGGCAGAGGATTCTGTTATTTTGCTCGTAACTCACATGCCGATGGTGGGTGAGATTGCATCTCTCCTTGTCGAAGGTGGCAATAGCCTTGGCTATCGTTTTATTCCTGCTCAGATTATGGCTATAGAGGCGGACCTTCCTGTAGCCGGTTTAGGTACGCTACTTAAAAGTTATACATTTTCACCATGA
- a CDS encoding NAD(P)H-dependent glycerol-3-phosphate dehydrogenase translates to MATVSKVAVLGGGSFGTVIANLVAEKGIPAHLWVRTPETADAINQSRVNSRYVPKLTLADSLLASSDIESVLSGAEVVFIAIPSSSFRSVLKQAKPFLNDSQLLISTTKGIEAGTFQLMSQVMTQEAPNNPNGVISGPNLAKEIANRELTATVIASAHEQVQSLVQTLLQSTYFRVYASSDTFGVELGGTLKNIYAIASGMGAAMGMGENTKAMLVTRSLAEMSRLAVSMGANPMTFLGLAGVGDLIVTCLSPLSRNYRVGYALGQGKSLEEAVAELGEVAEGVNTLKLVREHSDQQDVYMPLVRGLYEVVFNQAPLEKVIGQMMGAVQNADVEFTLAK, encoded by the coding sequence ATGGCAACGGTTTCTAAGGTTGCTGTGCTCGGTGGCGGTAGTTTTGGTACCGTCATTGCCAATCTGGTGGCTGAGAAGGGTATACCGGCACATCTTTGGGTAAGAACGCCTGAAACGGCTGATGCGATTAATCAATCACGCGTTAACAGTCGCTATGTGCCAAAACTCACCTTGGCCGATTCTCTGCTAGCCTCTTCAGATATCGAATCTGTACTCTCAGGTGCTGAAGTTGTCTTTATCGCTATTCCAAGTAGCAGCTTTAGATCGGTGTTGAAGCAGGCCAAGCCTTTCCTAAATGACTCTCAACTGCTTATCAGTACGACCAAGGGTATTGAAGCGGGCACTTTCCAACTGATGAGTCAGGTGATGACTCAAGAGGCACCTAATAACCCAAACGGCGTTATTAGCGGCCCAAACCTGGCTAAAGAGATTGCTAACCGTGAGCTAACAGCAACGGTGATTGCAAGTGCTCATGAGCAGGTTCAGAGTCTAGTTCAAACACTGCTTCAATCTACCTACTTCCGTGTCTATGCAAGCAGCGATACCTTTGGTGTTGAGCTTGGCGGTACCCTAAAGAATATCTATGCGATCGCCTCGGGAATGGGGGCAGCGATGGGTATGGGTGAGAATACTAAAGCGATGTTGGTTACGCGTTCGCTTGCGGAGATGAGTCGTCTTGCTGTGAGTATGGGGGCAAATCCTATGACCTTCCTTGGACTTGCCGGCGTCGGTGATTTGATTGTGACCTGTCTATCACCGCTCAGTCGTAACTACCGTGTAGGCTATGCATTAGGCCAGGGCAAATCTCTTGAAGAGGCAGTCGCTGAGCTAGGTGAGGTTGCAGAGGGTGTGAATACCCTCAAACTGGTTCGTGAACACTCTGATCAACAGGATGTCTACATGCCACTCGTTCGAGGCCTCTACGAGGTGGTGTTCAATCAAGCGCCGCTTGAAAAGGTTATTGGTCAGATGATGGGCGCTGTGCAGAACGCAGACGTTGAATTCACCCTCGCCAAATAG
- the dinG gene encoding ATP-dependent DNA helicase DinG, with amino-acid sequence MLDKSIQDQIQGAYRHFLAAKDLKPRYAQRHMIAAVARQLGSIKSDSAGHRLGEDHVVAVEAGTGTGKTIAYLMAALPVADAMGKKLIVSTATVALQEQLLHKDLPELAELSGLEFNYEIAKGRRRYLCISRLERILTEQNDLTQMALYEDEMSQVVRPEDLKTYATLLDEFASGRWKGDRDDLENDLDEQVWMPLTSDHLQCTNRRCSHFDACPFFRARADLDQADLLVVNHDLVLADLALGGGAILPEPEDSIYIFDEAHHLGDKATGHFALSMRVKGSERALKTLERQMKQLLEDTDKAISVQDTIERIYTAIRVSLNHLGKLSDLVSDEVLTLPDNERRLRYPGGVVPEHLIVICHELAQFLAQLDPQLERLIGIVKEPLENQESDLDRAVAERWLPILSSQWGRIQRMMWLCRSFSQPDEKQKVPTARWLLTHDSEHGSDIELHSAPVSAESHLKDLLWEQCYGALLTSATLTAVGRFDTLFVQLGLPLTTPALRLASPFDYPNRAVLHVPKMKVDPSQADLHTEEVAQWLNTNLPDLTAVLVLFTSWRQMRRVEELLDVKLLPRLIMQGDRSKQAMLVEHKARIDRGESSIIFGLASFAEGVDLPGNYLKDVIITKLPFSVPDDPVDATLAEWVEARGGNAFQEISVPAASIKLTQAAGRLLRTEEDSGRVVLLDRRVVTRRYGQDLINALPPFARNFE; translated from the coding sequence GTGCTCGACAAGTCGATACAAGATCAGATTCAAGGTGCTTACCGTCACTTTTTGGCGGCTAAAGATCTTAAGCCTCGTTATGCACAGCGCCATATGATTGCAGCTGTTGCACGCCAGTTGGGCTCGATTAAGTCTGATTCGGCTGGGCATCGCCTCGGTGAAGATCATGTAGTCGCAGTTGAAGCCGGCACAGGTACTGGTAAAACGATCGCTTACCTCATGGCGGCGCTTCCAGTCGCTGACGCTATGGGAAAAAAACTGATTGTCTCTACGGCTACCGTTGCCTTGCAGGAGCAGCTTCTTCACAAAGATCTACCAGAGCTCGCTGAACTATCAGGTTTGGAGTTCAACTACGAGATCGCTAAAGGGCGTAGGCGTTATCTCTGTATATCTCGTCTAGAACGAATTCTTACTGAGCAGAATGACCTCACTCAGATGGCACTCTATGAAGATGAGATGTCTCAGGTTGTCCGCCCTGAAGATCTAAAGACCTACGCTACACTGTTAGATGAGTTTGCCAGTGGTCGTTGGAAGGGTGATCGAGACGATCTTGAGAATGATCTAGATGAGCAGGTTTGGATGCCGCTTACCTCTGATCATCTGCAGTGCACCAATCGTCGCTGCAGCCATTTTGATGCTTGTCCCTTCTTTAGAGCGCGTGCTGATTTAGATCAGGCAGATCTGCTGGTTGTGAACCATGACTTGGTTTTGGCTGATCTGGCGCTGGGTGGTGGGGCAATCCTGCCTGAGCCTGAGGACTCAATCTACATTTTCGATGAGGCACATCATCTGGGAGATAAAGCGACGGGGCACTTTGCGCTGTCGATGCGTGTTAAGGGAAGTGAGCGTGCCCTTAAAACACTTGAACGCCAAATGAAGCAGTTGCTTGAAGATACCGATAAGGCGATCTCAGTGCAGGATACAATCGAGCGTATCTATACCGCTATTCGAGTTTCGCTCAATCATCTTGGTAAGCTTTCAGATCTTGTCTCGGATGAAGTGCTTACGCTACCAGACAATGAGCGACGTCTGCGTTACCCAGGTGGTGTTGTGCCTGAACATCTCATTGTTATATGTCATGAGCTCGCTCAGTTTTTAGCGCAGTTAGACCCACAGTTAGAACGACTCATTGGCATCGTTAAAGAGCCGTTGGAGAACCAGGAATCAGATCTGGATCGTGCCGTTGCAGAGCGTTGGTTGCCTATTCTTAGTAGCCAGTGGGGACGCATTCAAAGGATGATGTGGTTGTGTAGAAGTTTCTCGCAACCTGATGAAAAACAAAAGGTTCCTACTGCAAGATGGTTGCTTACGCATGACTCTGAACATGGCTCTGATATTGAACTTCATTCGGCACCAGTTTCCGCTGAGAGTCATTTAAAAGATCTCCTTTGGGAGCAGTGTTATGGTGCTCTGCTTACATCGGCAACCCTCACCGCGGTGGGTAGATTCGATACCCTGTTTGTACAGTTGGGTCTACCGCTAACAACCCCGGCACTGCGTTTGGCGAGTCCATTCGACTACCCCAATAGAGCGGTTCTGCATGTCCCTAAAATGAAGGTGGATCCTAGCCAAGCTGATTTGCATACCGAGGAGGTTGCACAGTGGCTCAACACCAATTTGCCGGATTTAACAGCCGTATTGGTGCTCTTCACTTCGTGGCGGCAGATGCGTCGTGTTGAGGAGTTGCTAGACGTTAAATTGTTACCAAGGTTGATCATGCAGGGCGACAGAAGCAAGCAGGCGATGCTTGTTGAGCATAAAGCACGTATCGATCGTGGTGAATCTAGCATTATTTTTGGTCTTGCATCCTTTGCAGAGGGTGTAGATCTACCCGGTAACTACCTAAAAGATGTTATCATCACCAAGTTGCCATTCAGTGTCCCGGATGATCCGGTTGATGCAACCTTAGCCGAATGGGTTGAGGCGCGCGGTGGCAATGCGTTTCAAGAGATAAGTGTCCCAGCAGCTTCAATCAAATTGACGCAGGCTGCAGGACGATTGCTGCGTACAGAGGAAGATTCCGGTCGAGTCGTACTGTTAGACAGGCGCGTGGTTACACGGCGTTATGGGCAGGACTTGATCAATGCGCTACCACCCTTTGCGCGAAACTTTGAATGA
- the lexA gene encoding transcriptional repressor LexA, which translates to MKLTSRQEQVLDCIRRHIDETGFPPTRVDIARDLGFKSANAAEEHLKALARKGAIEMIPGTSRGIRIVGEEDEPEGLAIIGQVAAGEPILAEQHIDDYCTISSDFFRPRADYLLRVRGMSMKNIGIMDGDLLAVHQTKEAREGQIVVARVGEDVTVKRFHREGHLVYLIAENEEFEPIKVDLREEHFTIEGLGVGIIRQQNDF; encoded by the coding sequence ATGAAGCTAACAAGTCGCCAAGAACAGGTACTGGATTGTATTCGTCGTCATATCGATGAAACCGGTTTTCCACCAACACGTGTAGATATTGCACGAGATCTTGGGTTTAAGTCTGCCAACGCTGCTGAAGAGCACCTCAAAGCACTCGCTCGTAAAGGCGCTATTGAGATGATACCTGGCACATCACGTGGCATTCGTATCGTTGGCGAAGAGGATGAACCCGAAGGCTTGGCTATTATCGGTCAGGTTGCAGCAGGTGAACCCATCCTTGCAGAGCAGCACATTGATGACTACTGCACCATCAGCTCCGACTTCTTCCGCCCACGTGCAGACTACCTCTTGCGGGTACGTGGTATGAGTATGAAGAACATCGGCATTATGGATGGTGACCTACTCGCTGTTCACCAAACCAAAGAGGCACGCGAAGGACAGATCGTTGTGGCTCGTGTCGGTGAAGATGTCACTGTTAAGCGTTTTCACCGCGAGGGGCACCTTGTCTACCTCATCGCTGAAAACGAAGAGTTTGAACCAATTAAAGTCGACCTCCGTGAAGAGCACTTCACCATTGAGGGCCTTGGTGTTGGCATTATCCGCCAACAGAATGACTTTTAA
- a CDS encoding thioesterase family protein codes for MGSRSPELQPFHIDDFPFQTFDKLRYADTDRQGHINNALFNTFLETGRVEFLYDPKNPLFDDDAEFVIASLNLNFLAEITWPGRLDIGTGVTRVGTSSFGLYQGLFQDDVCVATAETVIVQTNVVTRRSTPLGMKTKRFLNDHLFIRKD; via the coding sequence ATGGGATCTCGCTCACCGGAGCTTCAACCCTTCCATATAGATGATTTTCCATTTCAGACCTTTGATAAGCTTCGATATGCCGATACGGATCGACAAGGTCACATCAATAATGCCCTATTCAATACCTTCTTAGAGACAGGCCGTGTTGAATTTCTCTACGACCCTAAGAACCCTCTATTCGATGATGATGCGGAATTTGTGATCGCGAGCCTTAACCTCAACTTCTTGGCTGAGATCACCTGGCCTGGTCGTTTGGATATCGGAACTGGCGTTACCCGTGTTGGCACTAGCTCATTTGGCTTGTACCAGGGACTATTTCAAGACGACGTTTGTGTAGCAACAGCTGAGACGGTGATTGTGCAGACTAACGTGGTAACGCGCCGATCAACGCCGCTTGGGATGAAAACTAAACGGTTTTTGAATGATCACCTATTCATTCGCAAGGATTGA
- a CDS encoding DUF6586 family protein: MAELYPGRTNQALALVRFGLHDIQLACDTQDWSRNLRLRAACEATLAHLLSSYRAYLFEIAEQHRLQTVGVVTAASLSEQLAVTGQATAELIELETLLSERESWLNLMLSAAEAIHKPTLAQSGEESASEINLVNTTQKSLEERLQADLPNWYQALQELINRHRETNQEW, encoded by the coding sequence ATGGCTGAACTCTATCCAGGACGCACTAATCAGGCACTCGCGTTAGTGCGTTTTGGTTTGCATGATATACAGCTAGCCTGTGATACGCAGGATTGGAGTCGAAATCTTCGACTTCGTGCTGCCTGTGAAGCGACTCTTGCCCACCTGCTTAGTAGCTACAGAGCTTACCTATTCGAGATAGCTGAACAGCATCGTCTTCAGACGGTTGGTGTTGTGACTGCAGCATCTTTAAGTGAGCAGCTTGCTGTAACTGGTCAGGCTACCGCAGAGCTTATCGAGTTAGAGACCCTTTTGTCTGAAAGAGAGAGTTGGCTCAATCTGATGCTGAGCGCAGCAGAGGCTATCCATAAGCCAACCCTTGCGCAAAGTGGTGAAGAGTCTGCGTCAGAGATAAATCTAGTTAACACCACCCAAAAAAGCCTTGAAGAGCGCTTGCAGGCGGATTTGCCTAACTGGTACCAAGCGCTTCAAGAGCTTATAAACCGACACCGTGAAACGAATCAGGAGTGGTGA